A window from Pseudomonas alloputida encodes these proteins:
- a CDS encoding GntR family transcriptional regulator has protein sequence MGRAAPGEFAYRKVYRYLEALIEQAAGVGTCRLPSLRELSRRLRVSLATVQSAYSLLEEEGRVHCLPRSGYYVQNGGKDQAVALARQPPLPTQPLLERMLLGHERRLARQRDRSVASWEALGSARLRNAVAERYTRCSNQYWHADDVHLAPDVLALLETLLAALALQGGTALVHSPCCWQVLRALARAGMRVLEAPLDARGNPELHALAKLLGSEPVSLLVMPSCLGMPQGRLVSPYYQQQLGLLLGQHPVWLLENDLDSELCYDGPPSTRLRDWIDPRWLLVMGTFEAAVGAEAPYAYLLSHDTVLAKAFAERAFRLAPLRLQALAHMLGKGEIETQLGQQRTDLQRRTQYLAHVLQSQFGQRVVFDIPQGGQMLWVSFCQPLAWDGIAAALAGSALHALPGEQFGLPGHYPQHLALIWLGGRPDELQLAVRRLAQALEVRCGRNTRFTS, from the coding sequence ATGGGGCGAGCGGCCCCAGGCGAGTTCGCGTATCGCAAGGTGTATCGCTACCTGGAAGCGTTGATCGAACAAGCTGCAGGCGTTGGCACATGCCGTTTGCCATCATTGCGTGAGCTGTCCCGGCGGCTGCGGGTGTCGTTGGCCACGGTCCAAAGTGCCTACAGCCTGCTGGAAGAGGAGGGCCGTGTACACTGCCTGCCGAGGTCGGGCTATTACGTACAGAACGGCGGCAAAGATCAGGCTGTGGCCTTGGCCCGGCAGCCTCCCTTGCCGACGCAGCCACTGTTGGAGCGCATGCTGCTTGGTCACGAACGGCGTTTGGCCCGTCAGCGTGATCGCAGCGTTGCGTCCTGGGAAGCGCTGGGTAGCGCCCGTTTGCGCAATGCCGTGGCTGAGCGATACACCCGCTGCTCCAACCAGTACTGGCATGCCGATGACGTCCATCTGGCCCCCGATGTGCTCGCGTTGCTGGAGACGCTGCTAGCGGCGCTGGCCCTTCAAGGTGGTACCGCATTGGTGCATTCGCCCTGTTGCTGGCAAGTGTTGCGCGCCCTGGCGCGTGCCGGCATGCGCGTGCTGGAGGCACCACTGGATGCCCGTGGCAACCCCGAGCTGCACGCGTTGGCCAAGCTGCTGGGTAGCGAGCCGGTAAGCCTGCTGGTCATGCCGTCTTGCCTGGGCATGCCACAAGGGCGGCTGGTTTCCCCGTATTACCAGCAGCAGCTTGGTCTTTTGCTTGGCCAGCACCCTGTATGGCTGCTGGAAAACGACCTGGACAGCGAGCTCTGTTACGACGGGCCGCCGAGCACACGCCTGCGTGACTGGATCGACCCGCGCTGGCTTCTGGTGATGGGCACGTTCGAGGCCGCAGTGGGGGCAGAGGCGCCGTATGCCTATTTACTGAGCCATGACACCGTGTTGGCCAAGGCATTCGCTGAACGGGCGTTTCGGCTTGCGCCGCTACGTTTACAGGCGCTTGCTCACATGCTCGGCAAAGGGGAAATCGAAACGCAGCTGGGCCAGCAACGCACAGACTTGCAAAGGCGTACGCAATACCTGGCGCATGTACTGCAATCGCAATTCGGCCAACGGGTGGTCTTCGACATACCGCAAGGTGGGCAGATGCTGTGGGTGAGCTTTTGCCAGCCGCTGGCGTGGGACGGTATTGCCGCAGCGTTGGCAGGTTCTGCACTGCACGCACTACCGGGTGAGCAGTTCGGCCTGCCGGGGCATTACCCTCAACACCTTGCGCTGATCTGGCTGGGTGGGCGCCCGGATGAACTGCAATTGGCGGTAAGGCGACTGGCGCAGGCGCTTGAGGTGCGCTGCGGGCGAAACACCCGCTTCACAAGTTGA
- a CDS encoding MFS transporter yields MTTLTRAAACAPATTHEQRLNGLLLRKLMPLLIVVYVMSFLDRTNIALAKASMGIDLGLSAAAYGLGAGLFFLTYALAEVPSNLIMHRVGARFWITRIMITWGLLSAGMAFVQGETSFYIMRLLLGVAEAGLFPGVMLYLTYWFDREQRARATGYFLLGVCVANILSGPLGGALLELDGVLGWHGWQWLFVLEGLPAVALAYVVWKKLPDGPASAPWLTAADAQDIERRLAAEQAAAPQQSKLGQMFRDRQIWLAIAVYFVHQITIYTVIFFLPGIIGTYAALSPFQVGLLTAVPWIAAAIGAATLPRLATSPRRCRTLLFLGLLTMAAGLLLASLTNSFIGLIGFSLTALMLFVVQSIIFVFPSSRLSGSALAAGLAFVTTCGLFGGFVGPSVMGLIEQTTGSTRNGLWIIAALLVCAALVSTRLRQGQEQP; encoded by the coding sequence ATGACAACCCTCACCCGCGCAGCGGCTTGCGCCCCTGCCACCACCCATGAGCAGCGCTTGAACGGCCTGCTGCTACGCAAATTGATGCCACTGCTCATCGTCGTCTACGTGATGAGCTTTCTTGACCGCACCAACATCGCCCTGGCGAAAGCCAGCATGGGCATCGACCTGGGCCTTTCGGCAGCAGCCTATGGCCTGGGCGCGGGCTTGTTCTTCCTCACCTATGCCTTGGCCGAAGTGCCCAGCAACCTGATCATGCACCGGGTGGGCGCGCGCTTCTGGATCACCCGTATCATGATTACCTGGGGTTTGCTCTCGGCAGGCATGGCCTTCGTTCAGGGTGAAACCTCGTTCTACATCATGCGCCTGTTGCTGGGGGTAGCCGAAGCTGGCCTGTTCCCCGGGGTAATGCTGTACCTGACCTACTGGTTCGACCGCGAACAACGCGCCCGTGCCACGGGGTACTTCCTGCTGGGTGTGTGCGTGGCCAACATCCTTAGCGGCCCGCTGGGCGGTGCCCTGCTGGAGCTGGATGGTGTACTGGGCTGGCATGGCTGGCAATGGTTGTTCGTGCTCGAAGGCCTGCCCGCCGTAGCCTTGGCCTATGTGGTGTGGAAGAAGCTGCCGGACGGTCCGGCCTCGGCGCCTTGGCTGACGGCTGCCGACGCCCAGGACATCGAGCGCCGCCTGGCCGCAGAGCAGGCCGCCGCACCGCAGCAGAGCAAGCTGGGGCAGATGTTCCGCGACCGGCAGATCTGGCTGGCAATCGCGGTCTACTTCGTGCACCAGATCACCATCTACACGGTGATTTTCTTCCTGCCGGGCATTATCGGCACCTACGCTGCGCTTTCGCCCTTCCAGGTCGGCCTGCTGACAGCGGTGCCGTGGATTGCAGCAGCCATTGGTGCAGCGACCTTGCCACGCCTGGCCACCTCGCCGCGCCGCTGCCGCACGCTGCTGTTCCTTGGCCTGCTGACCATGGCGGCCGGATTGCTGCTGGCATCGCTGACCAACTCGTTCATCGGCCTGATCGGGTTTTCCCTGACCGCGCTGATGCTGTTCGTGGTGCAGTCGATCATCTTCGTCTTCCCCTCCAGCCGACTGAGCGGCAGCGCGTTGGCGGCGGGCCTGGCCTTCGTCACCACTTGCGGTCTGTTTGGCGGTTTCGTCGGGCCGTCGGTGATGGGCTTGATCGAGCAGACCACCGGCAGCACCCGCAACGGGTTGTGGATCATTGCCGCGTTGCTGGTATGTGCGGCGCTGGTCAGTACCCGTTTGCGTCAGGGGCAAGAGCAACCCTGA
- a CDS encoding zinc-dependent alcohol dehydrogenase family protein, translating to MSRMIRFHKFGAADVLRCEEQAEPSPAADEVQIRVEAVGVSWYDVLWRQNLAPSQARLPAGIGHEMAGVVTAVGEGVDDIAVGDRVASFPATSANDHPVYGDVIVLPRTAITRYPNVLTPIEASVHYTPLLIAYFAYVDLARAKAGQTALVTDASHCAGPAFVQLGRALGLKVFAATKEAAQRDYLLGLGADKVIVTEEQDLLLQIGKYTDGRGVDMVLDGMGGPQMSLLGDVLAPRGSLVLYGLQGGNQTPFPACAAFQKNIQFYVHCIGNFTGKPELGISQDQVALQRALRDINQFTADQLLTPQIIKVYPFEQVVEAHRYMDQCPCGGRVVLDMAQH from the coding sequence ATGTCCCGCATGATCCGTTTCCACAAGTTTGGCGCTGCCGACGTGCTCCGTTGCGAAGAGCAGGCCGAACCGTCACCCGCTGCCGACGAGGTGCAGATCCGCGTCGAAGCGGTTGGCGTCAGCTGGTATGACGTGCTGTGGCGCCAGAATCTGGCACCGTCCCAGGCGCGTCTGCCAGCGGGGATCGGTCACGAAATGGCAGGGGTGGTGACTGCGGTTGGTGAAGGGGTCGATGATATTGCCGTCGGTGACCGGGTCGCCAGCTTCCCGGCCACCAGTGCCAACGACCACCCGGTGTACGGCGATGTCATCGTACTGCCCCGTACAGCCATCACGCGCTACCCGAATGTGCTCACCCCGATCGAGGCCAGCGTGCACTACACCCCGCTGCTGATCGCCTATTTCGCCTACGTCGACCTGGCACGTGCCAAGGCCGGGCAGACAGCACTGGTCACCGATGCCAGCCATTGCGCCGGGCCTGCCTTCGTGCAGCTGGGCAGGGCCCTGGGGCTGAAAGTGTTCGCCGCCACCAAGGAAGCGGCGCAGCGTGACTACCTGCTGGGCTTGGGCGCAGACAAAGTGATCGTCACCGAAGAGCAAGACCTGCTGCTGCAGATTGGCAAGTACACCGATGGCCGTGGTGTGGACATGGTGCTCGACGGCATGGGCGGCCCGCAGATGTCACTGTTGGGTGATGTGCTGGCGCCGCGTGGCAGCCTGGTGCTGTACGGTCTGCAAGGCGGCAACCAGACGCCGTTCCCGGCTTGCGCGGCATTCCAGAAGAACATTCAGTTCTATGTGCACTGCATCGGTAATTTCACCGGCAAGCCAGAGCTTGGCATCAGCCAGGACCAGGTGGCGCTGCAGCGTGCCTTGCGCGATATCAACCAGTTCACGGCCGACCAGCTGCTGACACCGCAGATCATCAAGGTGTACCCGTTCGAGCAGGTGGTCGAGGCGCATCGTTACATGGACCAATGCCCGTGCGGCGGGCGCGTCGTGCTGGACATGGCGCAACACTGA